In Plasmodium gaboni strain SY75 chromosome 8, whole genome shotgun sequence, the sequence tatattattgcaatgaagaaattttaaatatatatatttataaatataacaaggaaaaaatatatatatatatatataaaggCAAACATATACctatgcatatatatatatacatatatgtatattttaaattctttataattattatccTTCTTAACaatttatagaaaaattaataagGTACAATAACTTTCagtttattatataacaaaaaatgtctgacatatatttatttagcttttcctttttaatttcacaaaatttatttatttttatatttcacTTTAAATATTGTTCTTAGTTTTTATTCTGTTTTAAATGATATTGTTTTTACGAATAATGAATCACAGATTCTCTTTTgttttttgttcttttataataaaaagaaaaaataataaataatatatattcatatataaacataaacaaaatataatatatataatatattaaagaaaaatatttttattttaaatggaaaaaaaaatataaaaatatgagaatctattattatacttttattatatctttttgAAGATCTCTTCAaatttgtaaaaaaaaaaaaaaaaaaatggaatagtcacatatataaaattataatatatatatatattattattatatatatttatattttatttatatatattaaatataatatacatatatatatatatgtatatatatacaaaagtattatatagattatattatattgtagttatattaaatatattaccaaatattaaaatgctttataaaaataatataatttttaattgtaggtggtaaatataattacatTTTAAAGTATAATcaaacaaattaaaaataaaaaataaaaaataaaaaaaatccTCTTCgccttttttttttctttatattttattataatagttgaaatattaaataccatacatatatatatatagatatataataacattgTTTCATTCTCCTgcataataaaaaaataaaacaatgtttaatatatattatatatcatataaataaatataatatattttggattccttatatattgaaaaaatgTTACTTATATAAGgtaaataagaaaaataagaaaaataagaaacattatatatatatatatataatatatataatgtttcttattttataataatatatttcattgTAAACCTTTTTCAAATACTCCAATATAGGTTTTGGCTTTTTATGATGTTATTCATTactatataaaatatatacatatttatatatatttgtattaaattatataaccATTTAATCAACATTActattaaaatatttgtaatatgtttttcttttaaaaagaaattgCTAAAAATTTCAACACATAactttatattattaatgtattatacatatatataaattttttgttaaaatatcaaaaaaaatggtaacaaaaataaaagggaaatttaaaaaaggGGCATCAAATAGCAAAGAAACAGgaataagaaataaaaaaaataaaaaaaaaaataataataggaaaaataatattaatgaaaatgaagaaaGTTTAATTAAGAAAACTAATATAATggttattaaaaaaaaaggaatgAATTCAGAAATTAAAGCATTAAGCAGAGATTTAGTAGATTTGTTTAATCCATATTGTGCAGTTTTCtatataagaaaattaaaaaatttacacgaattaaataaaaaattaaaagaattaagttataaatacacagtttgtatgtatatacaaaataataaattgtTATATAGTATTACTAGTAATTATACAAAATTATCTTTAACGTTTTCTATTCAAAATTATACCACGTCTACTTTAATCAaatctttatatttaaaaaatgtttattgtaattttaataaattaaaacCATTACtcattttaaaaaattttaataacaCTTCAAATACAGAAATGTCAAATTATCTT encodes:
- a CDS encoding putative BRIX domain; translation: MVTKIKGKFKKGASNSKETGIRNKKNKKKNNNRKNNINENEESLIKKTNIMVIKKKGMNSEIKALSRDLVDLFNPYCAVFYIRKLKNLHELNKKLKELSYKYTVCMYIQNNKLLYSITSNYTKLSLTFSIQNYTTSTLIKSLYLKNVYCNFNKLKPLLILKNFNNTSNTEMSNYLIITQNILKNLYPSVNLNEDFMNKPRRVLLYCYNDTDQTIYFRQYATNLKKLSFKKILKEAYNEDMSGYNDVFNYLSTKLDGKHFNTDTISQMLEIGPRVSYKIFKITDQDKVIYSVTDKK